From a single Pseudomonas sp. A34-9 genomic region:
- the atzF gene encoding allophanate hydrolase has product MNLQLDVLRQAYRNGDTTPRQLLLKLREKAAALNPDYHLFIHLLSVAELEPYLADLDGRDLDNLPLYGVPFAIKDNIDLAGIVTTAACPDFAYVPQRSATIVEQLIALGAIPLGKTNLDQFATGLNGSRSPYGACPNSVLPEYPSGGSSAGSSLAVALGVASFALGTDTAGSGRVPAALNNLVGLKASKGLISTAGVLPACRTLDCVTTFTATAREASQLLALTAKLDPRDEYSRRNPCWNDGSAFGAPRPFRFGVPRAQDLEFFGCDEGPLLFADAIDRLKALGGEAVELDLSPFFEAARLLYEGPWVAERYSVAGELMEKNPEAVLPVIRAVLAKAPAVTGVQTFRARYRLQTLKALCDQALDDLDCVLTPTIGRPVTLAELHAEPVLRNSELGYYTNFMNLLDYAAVAVPSAFMANGLPWGVTLFGRAFTDQYLLSVADALQRQQDDTRPTPANVARSDRARIVVCGAHLQGLALNWQLTQRGGRLLETTLSSPDYQLHALAGGPPLRPGMVRVKDGGVAIAVEVWELPSSELGSFLTGIPAPLGLGKVQLADGRWESGFICEPYGLEGALDISHLGGWRAYLETRS; this is encoded by the coding sequence ATGAATCTGCAACTCGATGTTCTGCGCCAGGCCTATCGCAATGGCGACACCACACCGCGTCAACTGCTGCTGAAACTACGGGAAAAAGCCGCCGCGCTGAACCCGGATTATCACCTGTTCATTCATCTTCTCAGCGTCGCCGAGCTGGAGCCCTACCTTGCCGACCTTGACGGTCGCGACCTCGACAACCTGCCGCTGTACGGCGTGCCGTTTGCGATCAAGGACAACATTGATCTGGCGGGCATTGTGACCACCGCCGCCTGCCCGGATTTTGCTTATGTGCCGCAACGCTCGGCGACCATTGTCGAGCAGTTGATTGCATTGGGGGCGATTCCGCTGGGCAAGACCAATCTCGATCAATTCGCCACCGGCCTCAACGGCAGTCGCTCGCCGTACGGCGCCTGCCCGAACAGCGTGTTGCCGGAGTATCCGTCCGGCGGTTCCAGCGCCGGCTCGTCGCTGGCGGTGGCGCTGGGCGTGGCAAGTTTTGCCTTGGGCACCGACACCGCAGGCTCCGGTCGGGTGCCAGCGGCGCTGAACAATCTGGTCGGATTAAAGGCGAGCAAAGGCCTGATTTCCACCGCGGGTGTGCTGCCCGCTTGCCGCACGCTGGATTGCGTGACCACGTTCACCGCGACGGCGCGTGAGGCCAGCCAGTTGCTGGCGCTGACCGCCAAACTTGATCCGCGCGACGAATACAGTCGCCGCAATCCTTGCTGGAATGATGGCTCGGCATTTGGTGCGCCACGCCCCTTTCGTTTCGGTGTGCCGCGCGCGCAGGATCTTGAGTTTTTCGGTTGCGACGAAGGGCCGCTGTTGTTTGCCGATGCCATCGACCGGCTCAAGGCCTTGGGTGGCGAAGCGGTTGAACTGGATCTGTCGCCATTTTTTGAGGCCGCCCGCCTGCTCTACGAAGGGCCGTGGGTCGCCGAGCGGTATAGCGTCGCGGGTGAGTTGATGGAGAAAAATCCCGAGGCAGTTTTACCGGTGATCCGTGCCGTGCTGGCCAAGGCACCGGCGGTGACCGGCGTGCAGACTTTCCGCGCGCGGTATCGGCTGCAAACCCTGAAAGCCCTGTGCGATCAAGCCCTCGATGACCTCGACTGCGTGCTCACCCCGACCATCGGCCGCCCGGTGACGCTGGCCGAACTGCACGCCGAGCCGGTGCTGCGCAACTCCGAACTGGGTTACTACACCAACTTCATGAACCTGCTCGACTACGCCGCCGTCGCCGTGCCGAGCGCGTTCATGGCCAACGGTTTGCCGTGGGGCGTGACGCTGTTTGGCCGGGCGTTCACCGATCAATATCTGCTGAGCGTGGCCGATGCACTGCAGCGTCAGCAAGACGATACGCGGCCAACGCCCGCGAACGTTGCACGCAGTGATCGCGCCCGCATCGTGGTGTGTGGCGCGCATTTGCAAGGGTTGGCGTTGAACTGGCAACTGACGCAGCGGGGTGGGCGTTTGCTGGAGACGACGCTCAGTTCACCGGACTATCAACTGCACGCGTTGGCCGGCGGCCCACCGCTGCGTCCGGGGATGGTACGGGTCAAGGACGGCGGCGTGGCGATTGCGGTGGAAGTCTGGGAGTTGCCGAGCAGTGAGTTGGGCTCGTTTCTCACCGGGATTCCGGCACCGCTTGGATTGGGCAAGGTGCAATTGGCGGACGGACGTTGGGAGAGTGGGTTTATCTGTGAGCCGTATGGTCTGGAGGGTGCGCTGGATATCAGCCATTTGGGCGGGTGGCGGGCTTACCTTGAAACTCGGAGCTGA
- the uca gene encoding urea carboxylase: MFEKVLIANRGAIACRILRTLASLQVKGVAVYSEADVASLHILHADEAHSLGEGAAAGTYLAVDKILAIARQSGATAIHPGYGFLSENAAFAEACEAQNIAFIGPTPEQLQVFGLKHTARALAKQHGVPMLEGSELLDSLDAALIAGEQVGYPVMLKSTAGGGGIGMRVCRSAGELSESFDAVKRLGQNNFSDAGVFIEKYIQRARHLEVQVFGDGRGEVIALGVRDCSVQRRNQKVLEETPAPNLPDGMAEALCAAAIKLAKAVNYRSAGTVEFVFDSEAQRFYFLEVNTRLQVEHGVTEQVWGVDLVRWMVELAAGDLPPLSELYRQLKPEGHAIQARLYAEDPGRDFQPSPGLLTAVEFPPANGVQLRIDTWVEAGCEIPPYFDPMIAKVITWAPTREQARAELHQALGASLLYGVETNRDYLRQILLDAPFASGEPWTRCLEGLVYRANTFEVLSAGTQTSVQDYPGRLGYWAVGVPPSGPMDSRALRLGNRLLGNAEGAAALEITMSGPLLRFNCAAVVAVTGAPIALTLEGERVPMNTALLIPAGATLHLGSISGAGARSYLCLRGGLQVPDYLGSKSTFTLGQFGGHGGRALRAGDVLHIPALTDRSAGQQLAGQHITALPAVRQIRVIYGPHGAPEYFTEHYIGTFFQTQWEVHFNSSRTGVRLIGPKPQWVRADGGEAGLHPSNIHDNPYAIGAVDFTGDMPVILGPDGPSLGGFVCPVTVIEADLWQLGQLKAGDKIQFIPVTLTDARDLALQWDLPSGSELAREEAVSVNIDVSDTPHSRASSLPQGLVSPVVLALGQGDRRLVARVSGDTHLLLEIGAPELDLVLRFRAHALMQALEQKSLHGVIDLTPGIRSLQIHYQPEQLPLADLLGIIAGEWDAVCAANDLQVPSRIVHLPLSWDDPACQLAIEKYMTTVRKDAPWCPSNLEFIRRINDLPNLDEVQRTVFDASYLVMGLGDVYLGAPVATPLDPRHRLVTTKYNPARTWTAENSVGIGGAYMCVYGMEGPGGYQFVGRTLQMWNRYREVAAFDGKPWLLRFFDQIRFYPVSAEELLRIRRDFPLGRFDLNIEHSQLNLADYQAFLSREAEGISAFRARQQGAFNAERERWIASGQAHFDSEEAVAPSTEDATLACGEHSVDSHIAGNLWQVQVEAGSRVEAGDVLVILESMKMEIPVLAPMAGVVREIRVQPGSAVRAGQRVVVLALD, translated from the coding sequence ATGTTCGAAAAAGTCCTCATCGCCAACCGTGGCGCCATCGCCTGCCGCATCCTGCGCACCCTCGCCTCACTGCAGGTCAAAGGCGTGGCCGTGTATTCCGAAGCCGACGTCGCCAGCCTGCACATCCTGCACGCCGATGAAGCCCACAGCCTCGGTGAAGGCGCTGCCGCCGGCACCTATCTGGCGGTCGACAAGATCCTCGCCATCGCCCGACAAAGCGGCGCCACGGCGATCCATCCCGGCTACGGGTTTCTCTCGGAGAACGCCGCGTTCGCCGAAGCCTGCGAAGCGCAAAACATCGCCTTCATCGGCCCGACGCCGGAGCAACTGCAGGTATTCGGCCTCAAGCACACCGCCCGCGCGCTGGCCAAACAGCACGGCGTGCCCATGCTCGAAGGCAGCGAACTGCTCGACAGCCTCGACGCCGCGCTGATCGCCGGCGAACAGGTCGGCTACCCGGTGATGCTGAAAAGCACCGCTGGCGGTGGCGGTATCGGCATGCGCGTGTGCCGTAGCGCCGGCGAATTGAGTGAATCGTTCGACGCGGTGAAACGCCTCGGTCAGAACAATTTCAGCGACGCCGGGGTGTTCATCGAAAAGTACATCCAGCGCGCCCGACATCTGGAAGTGCAGGTGTTCGGCGACGGTCGTGGTGAGGTCATCGCCCTCGGCGTGCGCGACTGCTCAGTGCAGCGGCGCAATCAGAAAGTTCTCGAAGAAACGCCGGCGCCAAACCTGCCGGACGGCATGGCCGAAGCGCTGTGTGCGGCGGCGATCAAACTGGCGAAAGCGGTGAACTATCGCAGTGCCGGCACCGTGGAATTCGTCTTCGACAGCGAGGCGCAGCGTTTCTATTTTCTTGAAGTGAATACGCGTTTGCAGGTGGAGCATGGCGTCACCGAACAGGTCTGGGGCGTGGATCTGGTGCGCTGGATGGTTGAGTTGGCGGCGGGGGATTTGCCGCCGCTGAGCGAGTTGTATCGCCAGTTGAAACCTGAAGGCCATGCGATTCAGGCGCGCCTGTACGCGGAAGATCCGGGCCGCGATTTTCAGCCGAGCCCGGGCTTGCTGACGGCGGTGGAGTTTCCCCCGGCCAACGGCGTTCAACTGCGCATCGATACCTGGGTCGAGGCTGGCTGCGAGATTCCGCCGTACTTCGATCCGATGATTGCCAAAGTCATCACCTGGGCGCCGACCCGCGAACAGGCGCGTGCCGAGTTGCATCAAGCGTTAGGCGCCAGTCTGTTGTACGGCGTCGAAACCAACCGCGATTACCTGCGGCAGATTCTCCTCGATGCTCCGTTCGCCAGCGGTGAGCCATGGACCCGTTGCCTGGAAGGTCTGGTCTATCGCGCCAACACTTTCGAAGTGCTCAGCGCCGGCACGCAAACCAGCGTGCAGGATTATCCCGGCCGCCTCGGTTATTGGGCCGTTGGTGTGCCGCCGTCGGGGCCGATGGACAGTCGTGCGCTGCGACTGGGCAATCGTCTGCTCGGCAATGCCGAAGGCGCGGCGGCGCTGGAAATCACCATGAGCGGGCCGTTGCTGCGCTTCAATTGCGCAGCAGTGGTCGCGGTGACAGGTGCACCGATTGCCTTGACACTTGAGGGTGAACGCGTGCCGATGAATACCGCACTGCTGATCCCCGCAGGCGCGACGCTTCATCTAGGCAGCATCAGCGGCGCCGGGGCACGCAGTTATCTGTGTCTGCGCGGCGGTTTGCAGGTGCCGGATTATCTGGGCAGCAAAAGCACCTTCACCCTTGGCCAGTTTGGTGGGCATGGTGGTCGTGCGTTGCGGGCCGGTGATGTGTTGCATATCCCGGCGCTGACTGACCGTAGTGCTGGTCAGCAATTGGCCGGACAGCACATCACCGCGTTGCCGGCGGTGCGGCAGATTCGGGTGATTTACGGCCCCCACGGTGCGCCGGAATACTTCACGGAACACTACATCGGCACTTTTTTTCAAACCCAGTGGGAAGTGCATTTCAACTCCAGCCGCACCGGTGTCCGGCTGATCGGGCCGAAACCGCAATGGGTGCGGGCCGACGGTGGTGAGGCCGGGTTGCATCCCTCGAACATTCACGACAATCCGTATGCCATCGGTGCGGTGGATTTCACCGGTGATATGCCGGTGATCCTCGGCCCGGATGGCCCGAGCCTTGGCGGGTTTGTCTGCCCGGTGACGGTGATCGAAGCGGATCTGTGGCAACTGGGGCAGCTCAAGGCGGGCGATAAAATCCAGTTCATCCCCGTCACTCTCACTGACGCCCGCGATCTCGCCCTGCAATGGGATCTCCCCAGTGGGAGTGAGCTTGCTCGCGAAGAGGCCGTGTCAGTCAACATTGATGTGTCTGACACACCGCATTCGCGAGCAAGCTCGCTCCCACAGGGTTTGGTGTCGCCTGTGGTGTTGGCGTTGGGTCAGGGGGATCGGCGGCTTGTTGCGCGGGTCTCCGGGGATACTCATCTGTTGCTGGAAATAGGCGCTCCCGAGCTGGATCTGGTCCTGCGCTTCCGCGCCCACGCCCTCATGCAAGCGCTGGAACAAAAATCCCTGCACGGCGTGATCGACCTCACCCCCGGCATCCGCTCACTGCAGATCCACTACCAGCCCGAGCAACTGCCGCTGGCTGATCTGCTCGGCATCATCGCCGGCGAGTGGGACGCGGTGTGCGCCGCCAACGACCTGCAAGTGCCATCGCGCATCGTGCATTTGCCGTTGTCGTGGGACGACCCGGCCTGCCAGTTGGCCATCGAGAAGTACATGACCACCGTGCGCAAGGACGCGCCGTGGTGCCCGAGCAATCTGGAGTTCATCCGTCGCATCAACGACCTGCCCAACCTCGACGAAGTGCAGCGCACGGTGTTCGATGCCAGCTATCTGGTGATGGGCCTCGGCGACGTTTACCTCGGTGCGCCGGTGGCCACGCCGCTCGATCCGCGTCATCGCCTGGTCACGACCAAATACAACCCGGCGCGCACCTGGACCGCCGAGAATTCGGTAGGCATCGGCGGCGCCTATATGTGCGTGTACGGCATGGAGGGCCCCGGCGGTTATCAGTTTGTCGGGCGCACGTTGCAGATGTGGAATCGCTATCGTGAAGTCGCTGCGTTCGACGGTAAACCGTGGCTGCTGCGCTTCTTCGACCAGATCCGTTTTTACCCGGTCAGTGCCGAAGAACTGCTGCGCATCCGCCGCGATTTTCCACTCGGACGCTTCGATCTGAACATCGAACACAGCCAGCTCAACCTCGCCGATTATCAGGCGTTTCTCAGTCGTGAAGCCGAAGGCATCAGTGCCTTTCGCGCCCGGCAACAGGGCGCGTTCAACGCCGAGCGCGAACGCTGGATCGCCAGCGGTCAGGCGCATTTCGACAGCGAAGAAGCCGTGGCGCCATCCACCGAAGACGCCACCTTGGCCTGCGGTGAACACAGCGTCGACAGCCATATTGCCGGCAATCTCTGGCAGGTGCAGGTCGAGGCCGGCAGCCGCGTCGAAGCGGGCGATGTGCTGGTGATTCTCGAGTCAATGAAGATGGAAATCCCGGTACTCGCGCCGATGGCCGGGGTGGTGCGCGAGATTCGTGTGCAGCCCGGTTCGGCGGTGCGCGCCGGACAACGGGTCGTGGTGCTGGCACTCGATTAA
- a CDS encoding urea amidolyase associated protein UAAP2 has translation MSVAIATSQKQPDAAVYRATIPAGEPWLMEVKAGQTLRILDLEGNQAVDTLFYSLANPKERYDVQRTLRRQNSVYLSTGSVLYSNLGQPMLTIVADTCGRHDTLGGACAQESNTVRYALEKRYMHSCRDNYLRACAHDGRLGKGDIGPNINFFMNVPVTADGGLTFEDGISAPGKYVDLRAEMDVIVLISNCPQLNNPCNAYNPTPAELLVWN, from the coding sequence ATGTCAGTTGCTATCGCCACTTCGCAAAAACAACCCGACGCAGCGGTGTACCGCGCCACAATCCCGGCCGGTGAACCGTGGCTGATGGAGGTCAAGGCTGGCCAGACGTTGCGCATCCTCGATCTTGAGGGCAATCAGGCCGTCGATACGTTGTTCTACAGCCTCGCCAATCCCAAGGAACGCTACGACGTGCAGCGCACGCTGCGCCGACAAAACAGTGTCTACCTGAGCACCGGCAGCGTTTTGTATTCCAACCTCGGCCAGCCGATGCTGACCATCGTCGCCGACACCTGCGGACGCCACGACACCCTCGGCGGCGCCTGCGCGCAAGAAAGCAACACCGTGCGCTACGCCCTGGAAAAACGCTACATGCACAGCTGCCGCGACAATTACCTGCGCGCCTGCGCCCATGACGGGCGACTGGGCAAAGGTGACATCGGGCCGAACATCAATTTCTTCATGAATGTGCCGGTGACGGCGGATGGCGGGCTGACTTTCGAGGACGGGATTTCGGCGCCGGGCAAGTACGTCGATTTGCGTGCGGAGATGGATGTGATCGTGCTGATTTCCAACTGCCCGCAGTTGAACAACCCGTGCAACGCCTACAACCCGACACCTGCGGAGCTGCTGGTATGGAACTGA